The following is a genomic window from Calliphora vicina chromosome 5, idCalVici1.1, whole genome shotgun sequence.
ATTGAAGACAACAAGTCAGATGAGTTTTGCATCTGGTAAGACAGCCGTTCCTGTCACTGACTTAACAACTGAGAAACCTGCTGATGGTATGGTCATAGTCTCCACTAAAAAGGTCATCACTGTCGTTGGCGgtaaatcgaaaaaagaaccAGAAACTCAGTACATCAGAAGGCAAGGCAAGGTGAATGTCATTGAGAATGTTGAAAAATCATCAACCACAAAGAATGttaaaaatgtggaaaacaTTCACAAGGAAGACGTTTCCGTTACCCAAAACCGTGTAACGGCCAGAAATAGAACTATAGTTGATTCGACAGAACATAATACCAACCATATAACAAATGGCAGCACTTCTACGAGAAGCAGTATTCAAAATAATTCAACTGGAGCACAACACCAGCATACTTGCTTGGCCGGCAAACTAGCGTCTTCAAACCAACACATTCATACCGATGGTACAACCATCATCAGAAGAGCTACTTGTGTTAATCAAAGACATGGAAATACTTCCGACATGAAGAACATTATTAGTAGTGGCGGAAGCAGTGGCCATGAAACTCACATCCATAACACCGATGGCTCAACCATAATTAGAAGAGATACTTGTGTCAATCAAAGAAATGCAAATACCTCTGACATGAAGAACATTATTAGTAGTGCCGGAAGTAGTGGCCATGAAACTCACATCCATAACACCGATGGCTCAACCATAATTAGAAGAGGTACTTGTGTCAATCAAAGACAATCAAATACTTCTGACATGAATAACATTATTACTGGTAGTGGCCACGGAACTCATAGCCATGACACTGCTGCGTCAAAGATAACAAACACTATTAATGGTAGTAACGGCAACGTTACTCGCTCAAACTCAACAAACATCAGCTCAAACAGTTTAGAAAGCACAAATGCAACCTCAACATCCATGTCGACTAGCAAGCAGTTCCATCATCGTAAAACAGAATTTTCTTCAGAGTCCAATGTCGCCAATACAATACTGCAACGTAAAAACGCTACATCAGAATCCAATCAATTTGGTAGTCTTACGTCAAATGCCAAAATACAGCGTAAGAGTATAATGAACCTAAACGAACAACCTTCCAGCAATTGGTTCCCCAGCGAACGACAAAGTTACACCAGTATTCATCGTCAGAAAGAAGCAGAGTCTTCAGCCTCCAACAATATAAATGAACGGCGTAGCATAACGACAAAACACCGCGATATCAACAATCAACAGACGAACAACAGAGGATCAACGGCACACCAAACAATGTCCGTTCATACCTCCGCTCTAGATTTCCCCTCGTACAGCAGAAGCTCTGAGCGTGTCGCCTCACGTCAACGTGCCAATCAATCATCTATTTCCTTCGGAAACGAAACTTCCTCTTCGTCCAGTCTTTACAAAATGGAATACAAAACGCTTCCGGTCACAACATGTGCTGtgcataaaacaaaacaagGTGCATTCCAACAATCTAGGGATACTAAATGatcataaatttttcaaacgcAACTAATTAAgcaattttgtatttgtaatgttgtatctatttttttttaaaacatgcaGACATAATTGTTGTTAATGCATATTATTAATATTCCCCCCTATTTTctttttactattattattttcttttttgttaacaCATTAGTACTAACATTTACACATATAAtgcataataatattttttatacatatcacaataaacaataaaattgtcatttattattaataaaagtctcgaaattataaataaaaaaaaaactagtgtGTCTTTTGGTATTTATTGGGAAGACTGCTATAGTTATAGCACAAACCAGGATAGAATAATCGAAAAACCACCTTAAGAtaggttttgaatatagtcccttTATAAGAGTctagttaaagttatttttgtatgggaactatgaccatTTGTAGCTAAGTTTTTTGTATGCATTAAACTTTTGAGACATCATTAATTGAAAAAGCgctatttgtatgggggctaggtcaAAGAATTTCAATAGGCCAACTTTCCATgggtcaaaacagaactgaacagaaaagtattaaaataaactaataaaaactaccttaatagaaaataataaaaaaaagaaaattgttctATTTTAATCAATCTGGCAACTTTATACTCCAGATTCTCCGGCTGACATCAGACGCTCACATGCTCACGCCTGTGTATTTCTTATGGGAATGTTTGGCTCATGTACCCCCCAAATCTAAATCGTTAAAACTTAATTCAAAGAAAATGGTTTGGCTGATGTCAGCCGCGGTGCTGCTTGTttgctttaaattaatttattcggATTGTTGTATCAAGACTCAAACTAACTTTAGCTCCCTAAGTTATGCTTCGCTTTATGAGGAAAACGTTTGTTTTTGTGGCAACACTTATGGAATAAACCATTGTTGAATTTATAATTGCATACTTTAAGGCATACATTTTTATGTTCAATGTTTTTGAAGTTGGGAAATGCGATTTCATAAGAatgcatagaataaacacatggAAAGGAAGTAGTGGcgagaaatttgaaaaaaatttaacaaaataatataatcaTATGGGCGTGACAATTGGATGATGGAACTAAGAAgaactttctttttaaaaaaataatctctgatgtttatttttatgaaatgattaattttgtgtACACATTTCATAATGTATTAATTAGAATTGATGGTcaaatcaaattccaaaaaagtcaaaacttttttagaaaaaaaaatatgttctacTTTGAACATTTGTACATATTATCAATAATAGGTTTATTTACTTCCAAAAAAGTCCACTTCTCTGCCTTTCTCTGCCACTtgatgtaaaatataacaaattgttcCCGATGATAATCgataaaatatggaaaaaattacaaatgttttttcaaggtagttctttttttttgttaacattttgagTTAACTAAAAggcaaatttccaaaatatgtCCTAAAACACTAATAGCTTATTTACTTTACGTTAGGTCAAAACGAtaataaaatggattttttaagtatacaaaatttaaattaataacctGAAAGGTTGAAAATGCTTTGCGCTGCAGGAGTCGCTTTTATAAATTTAGGTTTAACTAATATTTGTATGCTTAGGTTAAGTCTTTCTGAACatgtttgttaatttatttttgtttatatttaagatATTAAGATCTGCCagaaatttatctaaaatcagCTTTTATCACAAAGAAAACCaacatttgtttaaacattttgtatattAGTATATTTCTTTTCAGTTttaatcgttttatttttgttaaaaattagcaATAAATAATCGTTTGTGGAATATTTCTAACTAtgaaatacataaatagtatgattttagtttttttttttttttaaatatttgtgtttaaaaatttcaaattaaattaatacgatTCTTTTTAAATACgtgtatatatatagatttaatactttttgtatataaatataaattaaatacaattacaaTGTTTGTTTGGAAGACTTTGTTTTTgtgttatatgtatgtatattaattatatttatgtatatgttcATTACTttgattaatttataattagttttatttttagtttaacaaTTAGATATTCAACTAtgtatagtttttttatatatatttaatatttaaattgttaaatggaagacaattttcatatttgttaCTTTGTTGGAAGACATATgacatatttatttacttatatactaaattttatgtatgactattattattattatttgatgaTATTATTTATAACTAGAGTTTTGtctaattgatttttatttctattttcattttttctATCGCTCGTTTAAAATGGAAGACCTATTTCGAAGGCATTTATCAATGCATTGCCCGAATCGTAGATGCCTATTACACCGAAAAGCACGCCCAAACCAATGATGATGTAGTCTTTTGCAATTTCCTTTTGATCCAACAGATGTCCTTTGATCTTTAGGTGAAAGTAACAAGGCCAAATGAAACTTAACATTGTACCCGTAAAGCTGCCAATGAAACCCATAAGTATTGAGAAATGTGGTATGAAGATGGCCATCATAATTGTGGAGAGTATAACGCCCACACGGAAACCCAAACCCCAGACCTTAAGCTCACCATCCAAATGCCAGATGCTTGGAAACTTTGTCTTTGGTGGACCGCGAAAGAAGTTGCGCTCTAATAGCTCACAGGCAGCATAAAACGGCAAGGGATAACTGAGTATGGCTTTGATAACTAAAAATACATTGACCAAGCCCTTGAATCCCTGAGAATGCAGGTTATTCGTTATGACCTGCTGGGTGTCATTTTGAAAGGTCAGAAAGCAGATATAACCAAAACCGGCCTTAAATGCAGCTGCTGCTATATGCGACCAATCCAACATCCAATTAAACTTGGAGCGGTCTGTCATATTTCCCTCTAAAGTGGGTAAAAATATCTGCGATGTATAAGAAAATACTATCACACCCAAGGAAATGGGAAAGTTTTCGAAATCAATGCTCCAACGCACTTTCGCCCAACCCCAATCGCCAATCTGTAGAATACAATAGCCCAAAATCACCACATTGATGACAATATGCGACATGGTGCACCAAAAGGACAGAGTCGAAACCATTTTCAGTGATTTCAAGAAGCCCATTGGCAGTAAAAATATACCAATCAACATCATCCAGGAACGCGAATCGAATGCACCTTGTGGATATGTGCCGGCCATTAAATCACCGCATACGACCACATACAAAATGCAAGTCATTAGTAATTCGATTAACTGGGCAATACTTACAGCTCGTGCTCCCAACCTGGGACCGAAACATACTTTCGCTATAGACACATAACTGTCGCGTACACGCACCAGCTGTCCCGTAGCCGGATCTGGTTCATACAGGCACTGCACCAACACTTTTCCCGTGTAACAGCAAATGTAGGCAATACCCACCATGGCAATTATGGCCCAGTAACCTCCATGTAGCACCGCAAATGGCAGGGACACAATAAACATACCCTGTATGGCGTTAGTTACATTCCAGGCAGCTTGCATTTCATCGATTTTATGACCACCGCCACCTTCACCTTCGCACACAAACGAGCTGCCTTCGGAGGCGATACTGCCCTGTCTGGAAAAGAATAAATGGAGGGGTGAGTGCAagattcattttattttagtagttaaaatttataattgaaaccagtggtcggcactcatagccACCAGCGGTCCAATATGATCAATTATTTATCTATCAACGAAGttcataaaaataatcaaaattttcttattatttgatAATAATATAGATTAGGTGAAAGAAAGTGCATTCAATTCTATTATAATTCATATTTCATGTCCTCTCTATGCCGACTACTGATATAAACACACTTATTTCCCCACTGGAAAGAAattgttttagatttaaaatgtattatgtACACAAATTCGAATAAAACATCGGAGAAATCACTAGTATTACAGTTGATTTGTCATTGAGCCAATTAaccgaaaaaaaaagttttttccaaacaaaatttaaagaaaatttttaatttttaaattttttttttaatttattagtgaaaaaattttaaatttctttattaattaaaaaaaattttaatttattagtggaacaaattttatgaaaaaaatcgggtttcaaaatatttttaccaattttatttaacacattGTAATTCCGACtatcaaaggtctttgaaatatctatcattagatatccatattgtctatattaatgactttataaaccagatatatgtagataaaaatcgaggttgtcctggtttttcccttatatctcagccgattttctccattttaaatagcaaccgaatcggGTCTATATATCTGCTATAGACCCGattgatgtatgaataatgTATATAAGTTGTTTAGCGGCtacagtataaggaagacttgaacattgaaagaaccTGGATcaggtctaacagatattgatAAGGACAAAGAAGTCGAACaatttcgaagagcaccgaacactgcTTCAGtaatgctctgattcttttgtgcgctaatgctgggttgaagtcgtataaagttcagaaagttccagagttaaaattttataaaaaaaatacatctgTTGTGTGATgtatgatgaaacttatgtactggctTATTTTCACAACCTCCGgtttaagatttttatgtggctgatggatGAGGTAATATTCAAGAacaataccggacaaaaaacaaacaaaattcctcaaaatttttcttgtgtggcaagccatttgcagttgtggcaaagGAAGTCAATTGTGACATCAGacacgataaacacagaaataaaacagcacagagtgcCTTCATACTTCTGGCTCGATTTGACATCATGTCACTATGGAAAAAAGCTCTTGAGttgtattcaaacaataatatcAATTCTGTACCACGGgaggcaaatccacccaactgaCCAGAACATGTCCGATTCGTCCTAAAAGGTAACGGAatcaactataaaatctttaatgggaggatttccgaaaaaagtaataccgagtaatatgccaatatttcaatgtttaattaatttatacaatatttaaataaatttacgtatttttgagaatttttatattgaacggtttaagttttatttaaccttatacaagtataagttttttctggcTCACTTTTTATAGTGAATCATTATGGTTCATTTTGCATTCGATAGATTTTCATCACATACAGTGCAagtcccaaaaatttatttaatattcaacaATCCCTCAAAAACGTTAATAACTCCAGaaaattctatatatgtaagtaaaCAATTCTGTGAGAACTGATCCTTAATGAACATTCCTTGACTAACGATTTAGAGCTTAGTCCGAAATCCTTGATTtctaaaaatagaattttaacagttcatgttattaacatttgAACTGCtccaaaaaatgtaatttgaGAATAATAACTTCTAGGGAagttttaatatagttttaatagaaaaacatttatctaaaaataaaaaactacaccatttccaattgaattttataaaaatgtcaaattatatttcagaaatgtcgaattgtattttaattttcatttctattagcaaaattttta
Proteins encoded in this region:
- the VGAT gene encoding vesicular inhibitory amino acid transporter; protein product: MSFLNKIKASQLPPIKNIFNVAVQTARQHMPEKKDYEQPGGVSSMAQPNQQQQHHDNQPNNTQAMYQGDETNYGTADRPTELNPFRNPNGWADDGEASDYKGEGYQTTSFVANEYDGRYQQDGFRQGSIASEGSSFVCEGEGGGGHKIDEMQAAWNVTNAIQGMFIVSLPFAVLHGGYWAIIAMVGIAYICCYTGKVLVQCLYEPDPATGQLVRVRDSYVSIAKVCFGPRLGARAVSIAQLIELLMTCILYVVVCGDLMAGTYPQGAFDSRSWMMLIGIFLLPMGFLKSLKMVSTLSFWCTMSHIVINVVILGYCILQIGDWGWAKVRWSIDFENFPISLGVIVFSYTSQIFLPTLEGNMTDRSKFNWMLDWSHIAAAAFKAGFGYICFLTFQNDTQQVITNNLHSQGFKGLVNVFLVIKAILSYPLPFYAACELLERNFFRGPPKTKFPSIWHLDGELKVWGLGFRVGVILSTIMMAIFIPHFSILMGFIGSFTGTMLSFIWPCYFHLKIKGHLLDQKEIAKDYIIIGLGVLFGVIGIYDSGNALINAFEIGLPF